A single Coriobacteriia bacterium DNA region contains:
- the nifU gene encoding Fe-S cluster assembly scaffold protein NifU, with product MLYSDKVMDHFNNPRNVGVIEQADGVGEVGNPVCGDMMKITIAVDPDDHITDVKFQTLGCGAAIATSSIVTEMAKGMSLEEAAAISKQQVADELGGLPPAKMHCSVLATDGLKVAVDDYLTKHHREPISGEIKSADPNFDPHADEDDHEHDSDCEV from the coding sequence GTGCTCTACTCCGATAAGGTCATGGATCATTTCAACAACCCCCGCAACGTGGGCGTCATCGAGCAAGCCGATGGGGTGGGTGAGGTCGGCAATCCGGTGTGCGGCGACATGATGAAGATCACGATCGCTGTGGATCCCGACGATCACATCACCGACGTGAAGTTCCAGACCCTGGGCTGTGGCGCAGCTATCGCCACATCATCCATCGTCACGGAGATGGCGAAGGGCATGAGCCTCGAAGAGGCGGCGGCAATCTCCAAGCAGCAGGTGGCTGACGAGCTCGGAGGTCTGCCTCCTGCGAAGATGCACTGTTCGGTGCTTGCCACTGACGGTCTGAAGGTGGCGGTGGACGACTACCTCACCAAGCACCATCGCGAGCCGATCTCAGGCGAGATCAAGAGCGCAGATCCGAACTTCGACCCCCATGCCGACGAGGACGATCACGAGCACGACTCAGACTGCGAGGTCTAG
- the ribD gene encoding bifunctional diaminohydroxyphosphoribosylaminopyrimidine deaminase/5-amino-6-(5-phosphoribosylamino)uracil reductase RibD, protein MGEGRFIAAMLLFTDVTTGVDDPYLARALRLAERGRGATAPNPCVGCVVVAGGRIVGEGYHPRAGQAHAEVFALADAGVLARGADVYVTLEPCAHHGRTPPCTDALISSGVASVTIGMRDPSAEARGGVEALASAGIAVHVSEAPEPFMRANTGWLKRIAVGLPWVTVKVGASIDGRPAITYGERASMTGPSGAQVTRLMRSRCDAVVVGASTVVADDPELTVRDESGRRAEHNPLRVVLARSVAPPLDARVFVDAHAPTMLLAPQRLLDGVGGHLPRGVTTMAYDEDEGVAGALRALGSHGVNDVLVEAGPRLLDAIVSADVADEIVVVTGGGFAGDSAPAMLVGDACAGQTELSRPFAACESAVVGDIAVTKWIRCSPECGSA, encoded by the coding sequence ATGGGAGAAGGAAGGTTCATCGCAGCGATGCTGCTATTCACTGATGTGACCACGGGTGTCGATGACCCCTACCTGGCCCGGGCCTTGCGGCTCGCCGAGCGTGGTCGCGGGGCAACCGCACCCAATCCCTGCGTCGGCTGCGTCGTTGTCGCGGGGGGCCGGATCGTTGGCGAGGGTTACCATCCGCGCGCCGGTCAGGCACATGCTGAGGTGTTCGCGCTGGCCGATGCGGGTGTTTTGGCGCGCGGCGCAGACGTCTACGTCACGCTCGAACCCTGTGCTCATCACGGACGCACCCCGCCGTGCACCGACGCCCTCATCAGCTCCGGCGTGGCCTCGGTCACTATCGGCATGCGCGATCCCAGCGCTGAGGCGCGCGGTGGTGTCGAAGCGCTCGCGTCCGCCGGAATCGCGGTCCACGTGAGCGAAGCACCCGAACCGTTCATGCGAGCCAACACTGGTTGGCTCAAGCGCATCGCGGTCGGACTGCCCTGGGTCACGGTCAAGGTGGGCGCGTCGATAGACGGACGCCCGGCTATCACGTACGGCGAAAGAGCCTCGATGACCGGCCCGTCTGGAGCGCAGGTCACGCGACTCATGCGATCGAGGTGCGACGCGGTCGTCGTGGGAGCGTCCACCGTCGTCGCGGACGACCCTGAGCTTACCGTGCGCGACGAATCAGGCCGGCGCGCAGAGCACAATCCTTTGCGGGTGGTGCTGGCCAGAAGCGTGGCCCCGCCCCTTGATGCGCGCGTCTTCGTCGACGCCCATGCTCCCACCATGCTGCTGGCTCCTCAGAGGCTGCTCGACGGGGTTGGCGGGCATCTGCCCCGCGGAGTCACGACGATGGCGTACGATGAGGATGAAGGAGTAGCCGGTGCTCTTCGAGCACTGGGCTCTCACGGCGTCAACGATGTGCTGGTAGAGGCGGGGCCACGTCTGCTGGACGCCATCGTGTCAGCCGATGTGGCCGACGAGATCGTCGTCGTGACCGGCGGGGGATTCGCGGGGGACAGTGCGCCGGCGATGCTCGTAGGCGACGCGTGTGCAGGACAGACTGAGCTGTCCCGTCCGTTCGCTGCATGCGAGTCAGCCGTAGTCGGTGACATCGCGGTGACGAAGTGGATACGGTGCTCGCCTGAGTGTGGAAGTGCGTAG
- a CDS encoding riboflavin synthase, with the protein MFTGLVETQGIITRADRVAGGAQLEVYAPEFGRDMAIGDSIAIDGACLTVAKFIRGAFVADVSDETLSKTTLGGLRQGGKVNLERALRLSDRLGGHLVTGHVDGVGRLLLRHPSGNSTVYQFQVPTTLLEYVVTKGSIAVDGISLTVAQIRGESIAAAVVPHTEEVTTLKEKPIGAPVNVEVDMLAKYVKRFVDVYAHEGGGAEGASKRGLGDLLRDFADGK; encoded by the coding sequence ATGTTCACGGGATTGGTTGAGACGCAAGGCATCATCACCCGGGCGGACCGGGTCGCCGGTGGCGCCCAACTCGAGGTGTACGCGCCTGAGTTCGGGCGCGACATGGCCATCGGTGACTCTATCGCCATCGACGGGGCCTGTTTGACCGTCGCCAAGTTCATCCGCGGTGCATTCGTGGCCGATGTCAGTGACGAGACGTTGTCCAAGACCACCCTGGGAGGACTCAGGCAGGGGGGTAAGGTCAATCTGGAGCGTGCGCTTCGGCTCTCCGACAGGCTCGGGGGACATCTTGTCACGGGCCACGTGGACGGTGTGGGCCGACTGCTGCTGCGCCACCCGTCAGGCAACTCCACCGTTTACCAGTTCCAAGTGCCGACCACGCTACTCGAGTATGTGGTCACCAAGGGTTCTATCGCGGTCGACGGGATCTCTCTCACGGTCGCTCAGATCAGGGGAGAGTCCATCGCTGCTGCAGTCGTGCCCCATACCGAGGAGGTCACGACCCTCAAGGAGAAGCCCATCGGAGCACCGGTCAACGTCGAGGTCGACATGCTCGCCAAGTACGTCAAGCGCTTCGTTGATGTGTATGCGCACGAGGGCGGAGGGGCGGAGGGCGCATCAAAGCGTGGTCTGGGCGATCTGCTGCGTGATTTCGCGGACGGAAAGTGA
- a CDS encoding bifunctional 3,4-dihydroxy-2-butanone-4-phosphate synthase/GTP cyclohydrolase II, giving the protein MVTGSKSPFASIEEAIAEIAAGRLLVVVDDEDRENEGDLVMAAERATPEAINFMITHGRGLVCLPLTSDRLEDLKVPPMTDTNTSEQGTAFHVSIGAKGKITTGISPADRCETVLVAIDSATTPEDLSMPGHVFPLSARPGGVLERAGHTEAAVDLARLAGLVPAGVICEIINADGSMARRPELEEFAATHGLKMITVADLIRYRRRNERLVERVADVTLPTRFGEFRGVGYSSTTDQRTHMALVKGEVAGREDVLVRVHSECLTGDVFHSLRCDCGAQLEEAMRRVELQGEGVVLYIVGHEGRGIGLANKLRAYELQEAGADTVEANEALGFPADLRDYGIGAQILVDLGLHSIRLMTNNPRKIVGLEGYGLRVTEQVPLEIESCPANYRYLRAKKEKLSHTLEMAGD; this is encoded by the coding sequence ATGGTGACGGGTTCGAAATCCCCCTTTGCCTCGATTGAAGAGGCGATCGCCGAGATCGCGGCCGGGCGGCTGCTGGTCGTTGTCGACGATGAGGACCGCGAGAACGAGGGTGACCTGGTCATGGCCGCCGAGCGCGCCACGCCCGAGGCCATCAACTTCATGATCACCCACGGGCGCGGGCTGGTCTGCCTGCCGCTGACATCCGATCGGCTTGAGGACCTGAAGGTCCCGCCCATGACCGATACCAACACCTCCGAGCAGGGCACCGCGTTCCACGTCTCCATCGGTGCCAAAGGCAAGATCACCACGGGCATCTCGCCCGCAGACCGTTGCGAGACGGTGCTCGTCGCCATCGATTCCGCCACCACGCCCGAGGACCTGTCGATGCCGGGACACGTCTTTCCCCTGAGCGCACGCCCGGGCGGCGTTCTTGAGAGGGCGGGGCACACCGAGGCCGCCGTCGATCTGGCGCGTCTTGCGGGACTGGTTCCCGCGGGAGTCATCTGCGAGATCATCAACGCCGACGGGAGCATGGCGCGGCGCCCGGAGCTTGAGGAGTTTGCGGCGACGCACGGCTTGAAGATGATCACCGTGGCCGACTTGATCCGCTACCGCCGGCGCAACGAACGTCTGGTGGAACGCGTGGCCGATGTCACCCTCCCCACGCGTTTCGGTGAGTTCCGTGGCGTCGGGTACTCGTCGACGACCGACCAGCGGACGCACATGGCGCTCGTCAAGGGGGAGGTGGCCGGTCGCGAAGACGTGCTGGTTCGCGTCCACTCGGAGTGCCTGACCGGAGACGTGTTCCATTCGCTGCGGTGCGACTGTGGAGCCCAGCTCGAAGAGGCGATGCGCCGCGTCGAACTACAAGGGGAAGGCGTCGTGCTCTACATCGTCGGGCATGAGGGCCGCGGCATCGGTCTGGCAAACAAGTTGCGCGCCTACGAGCTGCAGGAGGCCGGTGCGGACACCGTGGAGGCCAATGAGGCCCTTGGGTTCCCCGCCGACCTGCGCGACTACGGTATCGGGGCCCAGATACTGGTCGATCTGGGGCTGCACTCGATACGGCTCATGACGAACAATCCCCGCAAGATCGTAGGCCTTGAGGGCTACGGGCTTCGCGTTACCGAGCAGGTGCCACTCGAGATCGAGTCGTGTCCTGCCAACTACCGGTATCTCAGGGCCAAGAAGGAGAAGCTCTCGCACACCCTGGAAATGGCCGGGGACTAG
- the ribE gene encoding 6,7-dimethyl-8-ribityllumazine synthase, with amino-acid sequence MVKYEGHLVGTGLKVGIVISRFNELLGSRLLSGAQDAFVRHGLSEEDIDVAFVPGAFEIPLVAKRMADSGRYDAVVALGVVIRGGTPHFDYIASEVSKGVAKASLDSGVPVLFGVITADTIEQAVERSGTKAGNKGWEAAMSAIEMATLVKSLS; translated from the coding sequence ATGGTCAAGTACGAGGGACATCTGGTTGGAACCGGCCTCAAGGTCGGCATCGTGATCAGCCGCTTCAACGAACTGCTCGGCTCACGGCTTCTTTCGGGGGCGCAGGACGCCTTCGTGCGCCACGGACTCTCCGAAGAGGACATCGACGTCGCCTTCGTTCCCGGCGCATTCGAGATTCCGCTCGTTGCCAAACGCATGGCTGACTCCGGCCGCTACGACGCCGTTGTGGCGCTCGGTGTCGTCATTCGGGGCGGCACGCCACACTTCGACTACATCGCATCCGAAGTCAGCAAGGGCGTGGCAAAGGCCTCGCTCGATTCAGGTGTGCCGGTGCTCTTCGGGGTTATCACCGCCGATACCATCGAGCAGGCTGTCGAGCGCTCGGGCACCAAGGCGGGGAACAAGGGCTGGGAGGCTGCCATGTCTGCCATCGAGATGGCGACACTGGTGAAATCCCTGAGCTAG
- a CDS encoding histidinol-phosphatase HisJ family protein, giving the protein MRELIDCHIHTQCCGHATGSVSQAVDAALSAGLIGIVMTEHLPLPDALNTGGLFAPSAAAFLEYARVVREQADSSRGLQIVLGAEADWLPGHPEAMQHQLDTASAAGVEVLLGSVHFLGEWPFDSPDHLDEWERQGADAVWESYFATWCVAARSGRFGVMAHPDLPKKFGHKTSYDPSDLYREAAVAAREGCVMVEVSTGGLRKPVGEIYPGPALLAHFADQGVAATAGSDAHSPAEVGFRIDAAYEALVVAGFDRVGLPMGGGEVRWVHL; this is encoded by the coding sequence GTGCGCGAGCTGATCGACTGTCACATCCACACCCAGTGCTGCGGGCACGCGACCGGATCGGTGTCGCAGGCCGTGGATGCGGCCCTGAGCGCCGGGTTGATTGGCATCGTGATGACCGAGCACCTCCCTTTGCCCGATGCGCTGAACACCGGCGGCCTCTTCGCCCCGTCAGCCGCCGCGTTCCTCGAGTACGCACGCGTGGTTCGCGAGCAGGCCGATTCGTCCCGGGGTCTTCAAATCGTCCTGGGCGCAGAGGCCGACTGGCTTCCGGGGCACCCCGAGGCCATGCAGCACCAGCTCGATACCGCCTCCGCGGCCGGAGTCGAAGTGCTCCTTGGTAGCGTGCATTTCCTCGGGGAGTGGCCCTTCGACAGCCCCGATCATCTCGACGAGTGGGAACGTCAGGGAGCGGATGCCGTCTGGGAGAGCTACTTCGCCACGTGGTGTGTTGCCGCACGCAGTGGGCGCTTTGGCGTCATGGCGCACCCGGACCTGCCCAAGAAGTTCGGGCATAAGACGAGCTACGATCCGTCCGACCTGTATCGTGAGGCTGCGGTGGCCGCCCGAGAGGGTTGTGTCATGGTCGAGGTGTCCACAGGCGGTCTGCGCAAGCCGGTGGGTGAGATCTATCCCGGTCCTGCGCTGCTGGCCCACTTCGCCGATCAAGGCGTCGCAGCGACGGCAGGCTCGGATGCGCACAGCCCCGCGGAGGTGGGATTCCGTATCGATGCCGCCTACGAAGCGCTGGTTGTGGCGGGGTTCGATCGCGTGGGGCTACCGATGGGAGGGGGCGAAGTCAGATGGGTTCACCTATGA
- a CDS encoding cysteine desulfurase family protein, whose amino-acid sequence MSTRYFDYAATTPLDPRVLEVMVPFMTERYGNANSLYALGRDAYRGLEDARERFAASIGAQSPNEVLFTGCGTEGDNAALIGIMARVASDGPAHLVVSSYEHHAILEPAHWLEKQGHSVSYVAPRADGHIHPEDLQSVMRPDTKLVSIMHGNNEIGALNDIAALSAVAHAHGALMHTDAAQTLGKTPFDVNVLGVDSATFSAHKIYGPKGVGALYLRRGTKFEPQLKGGGQEFKKRSGTQNVAGAAGFAAALEFMIDEMPEESVRLASLRDRLITGITSRLENTEQTAPGGERLANIAPLLIKGVEGEAMLLQLDAQGIAVSTGSACSSGSLEPSHVLLACGVPQEVAHGSLRLSLGRFTTDEDVEFFLEVFPPIVERLRSMSPVYTRMFGSK is encoded by the coding sequence ATGAGTACCCGGTACTTCGACTATGCCGCAACCACACCCCTTGACCCGCGTGTCCTCGAGGTCATGGTGCCGTTCATGACAGAGCGCTACGGTAACGCGAACTCCCTGTACGCTCTGGGTCGCGATGCGTACCGCGGGCTTGAGGATGCCCGCGAGCGATTCGCAGCCTCTATCGGTGCGCAAAGTCCCAACGAAGTCCTGTTCACCGGGTGCGGTACCGAAGGCGACAACGCCGCCCTGATCGGCATCATGGCGCGGGTGGCCTCCGACGGGCCGGCACACCTCGTCGTCTCGTCGTACGAGCATCACGCGATTCTCGAGCCTGCCCACTGGCTGGAGAAGCAGGGTCACTCGGTCAGCTACGTGGCCCCGCGCGCAGATGGGCACATTCACCCGGAGGACCTTCAGTCCGTCATGCGTCCCGACACCAAGCTCGTGTCCATCATGCACGGCAACAACGAGATCGGTGCGCTCAACGACATCGCGGCTCTGTCAGCAGTCGCCCATGCGCACGGCGCACTCATGCACACAGACGCCGCGCAGACGCTCGGCAAGACGCCGTTCGATGTGAACGTCTTGGGCGTGGACTCGGCCACGTTCTCGGCCCACAAGATCTACGGCCCCAAGGGTGTCGGCGCGCTGTATCTGCGCCGAGGAACCAAGTTCGAGCCTCAGCTCAAAGGCGGCGGTCAGGAGTTCAAGAAGCGCTCCGGAACGCAGAACGTCGCAGGTGCGGCCGGGTTTGCCGCAGCGCTTGAGTTCATGATCGACGAGATGCCCGAAGAGTCGGTCCGCTTGGCTTCACTGCGCGACCGGTTGATCACCGGCATCACCTCCCGCCTTGAGAACACCGAGCAGACCGCTCCCGGTGGAGAGCGGCTTGCCAACATCGCTCCGCTGCTGATCAAGGGCGTAGAGGGCGAAGCCATGCTCCTCCAGCTCGATGCTCAGGGAATCGCCGTTTCCACGGGCTCTGCGTGTTCGTCCGGCTCCCTCGAGCCGAGTCACGTGCTTCTGGCATGCGGGGTTCCGCAGGAAGTCGCCCACGGCAGCCTTCGGCTATCGCTTGGACGCTTCACCACCGATGAGGATGTCGAGTTCTTCCTTGAGGTGTTCCCACCCATCGTCGAACGCCTTCGTTCGATGTCGCCCGTGTATACCCGCATGTTCGGCTCGAAGTAG
- the rpe gene encoding ribulose-phosphate 3-epimerase gives MSSRILMAPSILSADFSRLGDAVGAVEAAGADYIHVDVMDGHFVPNLTIGPPVIKALKQVTSVPLDVHLMIDNVDTTIDWYLEAGADVITVHAEACTHLHRVLRSIREAGASPGVSLNPGTPIGLIGDVLGELDMVLVMSVNPGFGGQSFILNSVRKIAELAEFCDAEGVSPLIQVDGGITADTIGPCVDAGARCFVAGNAVFATPDPGAALNAIRSAGEKALG, from the coding sequence GTGTCGAGCCGGATACTCATGGCACCTTCCATCCTGTCGGCGGATTTCAGCCGTCTCGGTGATGCTGTAGGCGCGGTTGAAGCCGCCGGCGCCGACTACATCCATGTCGACGTGATGGACGGGCACTTCGTCCCCAACCTCACGATCGGTCCTCCGGTGATCAAGGCGCTCAAGCAGGTGACCTCCGTGCCGCTGGATGTGCACCTCATGATCGACAACGTCGATACCACCATCGACTGGTACCTGGAGGCAGGCGCCGACGTCATCACCGTTCACGCCGAGGCGTGTACGCACCTGCACCGTGTGCTTCGTAGCATCCGTGAGGCCGGGGCGTCTCCGGGGGTCTCTCTCAACCCGGGCACGCCGATCGGCCTGATCGGCGACGTTCTCGGGGAACTCGACATGGTGCTCGTCATGAGCGTCAACCCCGGATTCGGCGGCCAGTCGTTCATCCTGAACAGTGTGCGCAAGATCGCTGAGCTCGCCGAGTTCTGTGACGCAGAGGGTGTGTCCCCCCTGATTCAGGTAGATGGAGGCATCACCGCAGACACCATCGGTCCGTGCGTTGATGCCGGGGCCCGGTGCTTCGTCGCCGGCAACGCGGTCTTTGCGACACCCGACCCCGGTGCCGCCTTGAACGCCATCAGATCCGCCGGCGAGAAAGCTCTCGGGTAG
- a CDS encoding Rrf2 family transcriptional regulator, producing MRLTAKSEYGVLAAIDLACAYGSGPISARELAERRHIPPRFLEQLFVSLRRAGVVSAVRGAKGGFVLSRDPSEITVLDVVEALEGPLNASVCDSERGETCGQVGACAAAPVWARATEALRGVFASTSIGELAGVQSRMDDRERVGMET from the coding sequence GTGCGGCTAACGGCGAAGAGCGAGTACGGCGTGCTCGCGGCCATCGATCTGGCCTGTGCCTACGGGAGTGGGCCGATCAGTGCCCGCGAGCTCGCTGAGCGTCGTCATATTCCTCCGCGCTTCCTGGAGCAGCTGTTCGTCTCACTCAGACGCGCCGGTGTGGTGAGCGCGGTCCGTGGGGCCAAAGGCGGATTCGTGCTCAGCCGCGATCCGTCCGAGATCACGGTTCTCGACGTTGTCGAGGCACTCGAGGGCCCCCTGAACGCAAGCGTGTGCGATTCGGAGCGCGGTGAGACCTGCGGCCAGGTCGGCGCGTGCGCTGCGGCTCCGGTGTGGGCACGCGCAACGGAAGCGCTACGCGGCGTGTTCGCGTCTACCTCTATCGGGGAACTAGCCGGAGTACAGAGTCGGATGGATGATCGTGAGCGCGTGGGAATGGAGACCTGA
- the mnmA gene encoding tRNA 2-thiouridine(34) synthase MnmA has protein sequence MTVARVWVAMSGGVDSSVAAALLVESGHEVTGVTMQLLPSGDEEGECCFGSATRDARQVCDDLGIAHHTLDFRDSFERHVIGPFADAYAQGRTPNPCIACNDQLKFSDLMAGVIAQGAEFLATGHYARIVRDATGSTWLARGTDPDKDQSYFLYRLTRIQMDRILFPVGGLGKQEVRARAARFGLRTAERSESQDTCFASSGGYAPIVAARRPRALVPGEFVTQTGDVIGSHRGLAHYTIGQRRGLDIGGPDGPWFVVSMDPASNRIVVGHRDSVSARTIIAAQPVWSGAASEVCTAQVRYRMTPAAATARYAGDSLTVNFGDDVGAAAPGQSVVCYRGDRVLGGGVIECAS, from the coding sequence GTGACGGTGGCGCGGGTGTGGGTTGCCATGAGCGGTGGCGTGGATTCCTCGGTAGCGGCTGCGCTTCTCGTCGAATCGGGCCACGAGGTCACCGGCGTGACCATGCAACTGCTGCCGTCCGGCGACGAAGAGGGAGAGTGCTGCTTCGGGTCTGCGACGAGGGATGCGCGGCAAGTCTGTGACGACCTCGGCATCGCGCACCACACCCTGGACTTCCGGGACAGTTTCGAGCGGCACGTGATCGGCCCGTTCGCCGACGCCTATGCGCAGGGACGCACTCCCAATCCGTGTATCGCATGCAACGATCAGCTGAAGTTCTCCGATCTGATGGCAGGAGTCATCGCGCAGGGCGCGGAGTTCCTTGCCACCGGGCACTACGCCAGGATCGTACGCGATGCAACGGGCTCCACATGGCTCGCACGTGGGACCGACCCGGATAAGGATCAGAGCTACTTCCTCTATCGCCTCACCCGGATACAGATGGATCGCATCCTGTTTCCTGTCGGGGGCCTCGGCAAGCAGGAGGTTCGTGCACGTGCCGCGCGCTTCGGCCTGCGGACGGCCGAGCGCTCAGAGAGCCAGGACACCTGCTTTGCATCCTCCGGTGGGTACGCACCCATCGTCGCTGCACGGCGACCCCGCGCTTTGGTCCCCGGGGAGTTCGTCACGCAGACAGGCGACGTCATCGGAAGCCATCGGGGACTGGCCCACTACACGATCGGTCAGCGCAGGGGGCTTGACATCGGGGGTCCCGACGGCCCGTGGTTCGTCGTGTCCATGGACCCCGCTTCGAACCGCATCGTGGTCGGTCACCGTGATTCCGTTTCCGCCAGAACCATCATCGCCGCCCAGCCCGTGTGGTCCGGTGCAGCAAGCGAAGTGTGCACGGCACAGGTCCGCTATCGGATGACGCCCGCGGCGGCCACCGCTCGCTATGCCGGGGATTCACTCACCGTGAACTTCGGCGATGACGTGGGAGCTGCAGCGCCCGGCCAAAGCGTTGTCTGCTACCGTGGAGACCGTGTCCTAGGCGGGGGAGTGATCGAGTGCGCGAGCTGA